A window of the Eulemur rufifrons isolate Redbay chromosome 6, OSU_ERuf_1, whole genome shotgun sequence genome harbors these coding sequences:
- the LOC138384212 gene encoding olfactory receptor 10A3-like, protein MRRQNQSSVVEFILLGFSNFPELQEQLFGVFLVIYLVTLMGNAIIIVIISLDKSLHVPMYLFLLNLSVVEVSFSAVIMPEMLVVLSTEQTRISFVSCFAQMYFILLFGGTECFLLGAMAYDRFAAICHPLNYPMTMNKMVFMKLVMFSWVSGIMVATVQTTWVFSFPFCGPNEINHLSCETPAVLELACADTFLFEIYAFTGTILIVMVPFLLILLSYIRVLYAILKMPSTTGRQKAFSTCASHLTSVTLFYGTANMTYLQPKSGYSPETKKLMSLAYSLLTPLLNPLIYSLRNSELKRALMKLWQRKVFLHTV, encoded by the coding sequence ATGAGAAGGCAAAATCAAAGCTCTGTGGTTGAATTTATCCTGTTGGGTTTTTCTAACTTTCCTGAACTCCAGGAGCAgctctttggggttttcttggtGATTTACCTGGTGACCCTGATGGGAAATGCCATCATTATAGTCATCATCTCCCTGGATAAGAGCCTCCATGTCCCCATGTACCTGTTCCTCCTGAACTTATCTGTAGTGGAAGTGAGTTTCAGTGCAGTCATCATGCCTGAAATGCTGGTGGTGCTCTCCACTGAGCAAACTAGGATTTCTTTTGTGAGCTGTTTTGCACAGatgtatttcattcttctttttggtGGGACTGAATGTTTTCTCCTGGGGGCAATGGCTTATGACCGATTTGCTGCAATTTGCCATCCTCTGAACTACCCAATGACTATGAACAAAATGGTTTTTATGAAATTAGTAATGTTCTCATGGGTCTCAGGGATCATGGTGGCTACTGTGCAGACCACATGGGTATTTAGTTTTCCCTTTTGTGGCCCCAATGAAATTAATCATCTCTCCTGTGAAACCCCAGCAGTACTAGAGCTTGCATGTGCAGACACCTTCTTGTTTGAAATTTACGCCTTCACAGGTACCATTTTGATTGTTATGGTACCTTTCTTGTTGATCCTTTTGTCTTACATTCGAGTCCTTTATGCCATCCTGAAGATGCCATCAACCACTGGGAGGCAAAAGGCCTTTTCCACGTGTGCCTCTCATCTCACATCTGTGACCCTCTTCTATGGCACAGCCAACATGACTTATTTGCAGCCCAAATCTGGCTACTCACCAGAAACCAAGAAACTGATGTCACTGGCTTACTCACTCCTTACACCTCTGCTGAATCCACTTATTTACAGTTTGCGAAACAGTGAGTTGAAAAGGGCTTTGATGAAATTATGGCAAAGAAAAGTGTTTTTACACACAGTCTGA
- the LOC138384213 gene encoding olfactory receptor 10A3: protein MKRQNQSSVVEFILLGFSNFPELQGQLFGVFLVIYLVTLMGNAIIIVVISLDKSLHVPMYLFLLNLSVVEVSFSAVIMPEMLVVLSTEQTRISFVSCFAQMYFILLFGGTECFLLGAMAYDRFAAICYPLNYPVIMNKMVFLKLVIFSWVSGIMVATVQTTWVFSFPFCGPNEINHLFCETPPVLELTCADTFLFEIYAFTGTILIVMVPFLLILLSYIRILYAILKMPSTTGRQKAFSTCASHLTSVTLFYGTANMTYLQPKSGYSPETKKLMSLAYTLLTPLLNPLIYSLRNSEMKRALMKLWRRKVFLHTV, encoded by the coding sequence atgaaaaggcaaaatcaAAGCTCTGTGGTTGAATTCATCCTCTTGGGTTTTTCTAACTTTCCTGAACTCCAGGGGCAgctctttggggttttcttggtGATTTACCTGGTGACCCTGATGGGAAATGCCATCATTATAGTTGTCATCTCCCTGGACAAGAGCCTCCATGTTCCTATGTACCTGTTCCTCCTGAACTTGTCTGTGGTGGAAGTGAGTTTCAGTGCAGTGATCATGCCTGAAATGCTGGTGGTGCTCTCCACTGAGCAAACTAGGATTTCTTTTGTGAGCTGTTTTGCACAGatgtatttcattcttctttttggtGGGACTGAATGTTTTCTCCTGGGGGCAATGGCTTATGACCGATTTGCTGCAATTTGTTATCCTCTGAACTACCCAGTTATTATGAACAAAATGGTTTTTTTGAAATTAGTAATATTCTCATGGGTCTCAGGAATCATGGTGGCTACTGTGCAGACAACATGGGTATTTAGTTTTCCCTTTTGTGGCCCCAATGAAATTAATCATCTCTTTTGTGAGACTCCCCCAGTGCTAGAGCTTACATGTGCAGACACCTTCTTGTTTGAAATCTATGCCTTCACAGGTACCATTTTGATTGTTATGGTACCTTTCCTGTTGATACTCTTGTCTTACATTCGAATTCTTTATGCCATCCTGAAGATGCCATCAACCACTGGGAGGCAAAAGGCCTTTTCCACCTGTGCCTCTCATCTCACATCTGTGACCCTCTTCTATGGCACAGCCAACATGACTTATTTGCAGCCCAAATCTGGCTATTCACCAGAAACCAAGAAACTGATGTCATTGGCTTACACTTTGCTTACTCCTCTGTTGAATCCACTTATCTACAGCTTGAGAAATAGTGAGATGAAAAGGGCTTTGATGAAATTATGGAGAAGAAAAGTGTTTTTACACACAGTGTGA